The following proteins come from a genomic window of Megalobrama amblycephala isolate DHTTF-2021 linkage group LG1, ASM1881202v1, whole genome shotgun sequence:
- the LOC125278122 gene encoding gastrula zinc finger protein XlCGF8.2DB-like, with translation MSDPEPCRMKHTEDTEEQRELMVVKEEGEELIEVEEKHHVKPGEIPLSRSKTKKTFLKKRRAKKSATCTQCGKSFSTKQNLELHIRVHSGEKPFTCDQCGKRFTRKTNLDDHMRVHTGEKPFKCDQCGKGFSQSAHLKRHMRIHTGEKPFKCDQCGNSFTDKSSLYVHMRIHTGEKPYMCEHCGKRFSKKHRLDVHMRVHTGEKPYACDQCEKRFTYKHYLELHMRVHTGEKPFTCYQCGKSFKQLAHLTGHMRVHTGEKLYACDQCGRSFTQSAHLKKHMRIHTGEKPFTCDQCGKTFPVSSNLKKHLRVHMKEPHTCDQCG, from the exons atgagtgatccagaaccctgcagaatgaaacacactgaagatactgaagaacaaagag agcTGATGGTAGTGAAGGAGGAGGGTGAAGAACTGATTGAAGTAGAGGAGAAACATCATGTCAAACCTGGAGAAATacctttgagtcgctcaaagactaaaaagacatttttaaagaaaagaagagccaagaaatctgcaacctgcactcagtgtggaaagagtttctcaacaaaacaaaatcttgAACTTCATATAAGAGTTCATagtggagagaagccgttcacatgtgatcagtgcgggAAGAGATTCACACGTAAAACAAATCTTGATgatcacatgagagttcacactggagagaagccgttcaagtgtgatcaatgtgggaaagGTTTCAGTCAATCTGCACACCTCAAAagacacatgaggatccacactggagagaagccgttcaagtgtgatcagtgtggaaataGTTTCACAGACAAATCGAGTCTTTAtgttcacatgaggatccacaccggagaAAAGCCTTATATGTGTGAACATTGTGGAAAGAGATTCTCAAAGAAACATCGTCTGgatgttcacatgagagttcatactggagagaagccgtacgcatgtgatcagtgtgaaaagagattCACATACAAACATTATCTTGagcttcacatgagagttcatactggagagaagccattcacttgttatcagtgtgggaagagctttaaACAATTAGCACATCTTACAGgacacatgagagttcatactggagagaagctgtacgcatgtgatcaatgtggaagGAGCTTCACACAATCAGCACACCTTAAAAAACACATGAGAATCCACAcgggagagaagccgttcacatgtgatcagtgcggcAAAACATTTCCTGTGTCATCAAACCTGAAGAAACACCTGAGAGTTCATATGAAGGAGCcgcacacatgtgatcagtgtgga